Proteins from one Microbacterium faecale genomic window:
- a CDS encoding amino acid transporter, protein MTDKPTRRDLMKPVHLLGWSFVAALFAGFVTALSTGAFTGAGAEVVGNAWRLAAIVAGITFIVVVLMLALLLLVVDPREVTDPKDGPVLLRDRDAAAGDGENASGDAHDTDAGDDAAGADSSR, encoded by the coding sequence ATGACCGACAAGCCCACGCGCCGCGATCTCATGAAGCCTGTGCACCTCCTCGGCTGGTCATTCGTCGCAGCGCTGTTCGCCGGATTCGTCACCGCCTTGTCGACCGGCGCCTTCACCGGGGCCGGTGCGGAGGTCGTCGGCAACGCGTGGCGCCTCGCCGCGATCGTCGCGGGCATCACCTTCATCGTCGTCGTGCTCATGCTCGCGCTGCTGCTGCTCGTCGTGGATCCGCGCGAGGTCACCGACCCGAAGGACGGCCCCGTCCTGCTGCGCGATCGCGACGCCGCAGCCGGTGACGGCGAGAACGCGAGCGGTGACGCGCACGACACGGACGCCGGCGACGACGCCGCGGGCGCCGACTCCTCTCGCTGA
- a CDS encoding acyl-CoA synthetase yields the protein MPRSLQPSASRTLMVLRAVVAAVAAAIVTFTQARTGDFSLAVFQSFALATAVILVIELVLRRGDVARLLLAVAYVGGAALAFMLPGPAAERFHLALLIWAASAGIVELAGGLVARRAGSVDARDTITVGVLTCVLAIASLLVSPGYALDYFVAEANSWFTLTGTIIGVGLFGGWAAVIAVYLGIGAFSPAARTPVATKEPA from the coding sequence ATGCCCCGTTCCCTGCAGCCCAGCGCCAGCAGAACGCTGATGGTGCTGCGGGCGGTTGTCGCGGCCGTCGCGGCGGCGATCGTGACGTTCACGCAGGCGCGCACGGGCGACTTCTCACTCGCCGTCTTCCAGTCGTTCGCTCTCGCGACCGCCGTCATCCTCGTCATCGAGCTCGTGCTGCGCCGCGGCGATGTCGCGCGGTTGCTGCTGGCCGTCGCATACGTCGGGGGCGCCGCCCTCGCGTTCATGCTGCCGGGACCGGCCGCGGAGCGCTTCCATCTCGCGCTGCTGATCTGGGCGGCGTCGGCCGGCATCGTCGAGCTCGCTGGCGGACTCGTCGCGCGGCGGGCCGGATCCGTCGACGCACGCGACACGATCACGGTCGGCGTCCTCACCTGCGTGCTCGCGATCGCCTCGCTGCTCGTCTCGCCCGGGTATGCGCTCGACTACTTCGTCGCCGAGGCCAACAGCTGGTTCACGCTCACGGGCACGATCATCGGCGTCGGACTGTTCGGCGGCTGGGCCGCCGTCATCGCCGTCTACCTCGGCATCGGCGCGTTCTCGCCGGCAGCTCGCACCCCCGTCGCCACAAAGGAACCCGCATGA
- the aztB gene encoding zinc ABC transporter permease AztB, whose translation MVILLEPFFAGFMLRALTGGALVAATCAIVGTWVVIRGMAFLGEALGHGMLPGVAIATLLGVPAIIGGAASAVVMSAAIGALQRRERLSYDTSIGLLFVGMLSLGVIIVSHSRSFATDATAMLFGDVLAITAGDIVVMAIALAVTAAVALAFHRSFVAAAFDPRVARTLGLRPHLAHVALTGLVTLAVVSAFQAVGTLLVVGMLLAPAVAAGHWTRSIGSTMALATAFGVVAVATGLAVSWFAATAAGATIAGSAIAFAALSSVAARATRRLRLARGAHVDARPLDLTESHA comes from the coding sequence ATCGTGATCCTTCTCGAGCCGTTCTTCGCGGGCTTCATGTTGCGCGCGCTCACCGGTGGCGCGCTTGTCGCCGCCACGTGCGCGATCGTGGGCACGTGGGTCGTCATCCGCGGAATGGCCTTCCTCGGCGAGGCGCTCGGTCACGGCATGCTTCCCGGCGTCGCGATCGCGACGCTTCTCGGCGTACCCGCGATCATCGGCGGCGCCGCAAGCGCCGTCGTCATGAGCGCGGCGATCGGTGCCCTCCAGCGGCGCGAACGCCTCTCCTACGACACGAGCATCGGACTGCTGTTCGTCGGCATGCTGTCACTCGGAGTGATCATCGTGTCGCATTCGCGCAGCTTCGCGACCGACGCGACGGCCATGCTCTTCGGCGACGTGCTCGCCATCACCGCGGGGGACATCGTCGTGATGGCCATCGCACTCGCCGTCACCGCCGCGGTCGCCCTCGCGTTCCACCGGTCCTTCGTCGCCGCCGCCTTTGATCCACGTGTCGCGCGCACGCTCGGACTGCGGCCGCACCTCGCGCACGTCGCGCTCACCGGCCTCGTGACGCTCGCCGTCGTCTCGGCTTTCCAAGCAGTCGGGACGCTCCTCGTTGTCGGCATGCTTTTGGCGCCCGCCGTGGCCGCCGGCCACTGGACGCGCAGCATCGGGTCCACGATGGCGCTCGCCACGGCATTCGGTGTCGTCGCGGTGGCCACCGGGCTCGCCGTCTCGTGGTTTGCCGCGACGGCCGCGGGCGCCACGATCGCCGGATCCGCGATCGCCTTCGCCGCCCTTTCGTCAGTCGCGGCGCGCGCGACCCGACGACTTCGCCTCGCGCGCGGCGCTCACGTCGACGCACGCCCCCTCGACCTCACGGAGAGCCACGCATGA
- the aztC gene encoding zinc ABC transporter substrate-binding protein AztC yields the protein MSGLVQRRRPVGTAARRRRLLAHAVWLAVTVAVTGCAANTDGGPRAEIVVTTNILGDVVNELTGDVARVTTLMKPNADPHSFEISAQAAAHLADADLVISNGLGLEAGVEQHLEAAAAQGAPRFVAGNRIDALSYAGEASGPDPHFWTDPARMLDVIDALEERLLEIDAIDAAAVTQNAADYRAELKVLETEMTAAFAEIPDDRRALVTNHHVFGYLAKRFDFEVIGAAIPGGTTLASPSAADLAELTDAIEKHGVPAIFAESSQPDRLMQVLSSEAGIEVDVIELFTESLTAPGDAADSYLAMMRENTDRITTGLTP from the coding sequence ATGAGCGGCCTCGTGCAGCGACGGCGCCCGGTCGGCACCGCCGCCCGGCGCCGGCGTCTTCTGGCGCACGCCGTCTGGCTGGCCGTGACGGTCGCCGTCACGGGATGCGCGGCGAACACCGACGGCGGGCCGCGCGCGGAGATCGTCGTGACAACGAACATCCTCGGCGACGTCGTGAACGAGCTCACCGGCGACGTCGCTCGGGTGACGACGCTGATGAAGCCGAACGCAGATCCCCACTCCTTCGAGATCTCGGCTCAAGCAGCCGCGCACCTCGCGGATGCCGACCTGGTCATCTCGAACGGCTTGGGCCTCGAGGCCGGCGTGGAACAGCACCTCGAGGCGGCTGCCGCTCAGGGCGCGCCGCGCTTCGTCGCCGGAAATCGCATTGACGCGCTCTCGTACGCGGGCGAAGCGTCGGGGCCCGACCCGCACTTCTGGACGGATCCCGCGCGCATGCTCGACGTCATCGATGCGCTAGAGGAGCGTCTGTTGGAGATCGACGCGATCGACGCCGCTGCGGTCACGCAGAACGCCGCCGACTATCGCGCCGAGCTGAAAGTGCTCGAAACCGAGATGACCGCGGCGTTCGCGGAAATCCCCGACGACCGCCGGGCGCTCGTGACCAACCACCACGTCTTCGGCTACCTCGCCAAACGATTCGACTTCGAGGTCATCGGCGCCGCGATTCCCGGCGGGACGACTCTCGCCTCCCCCTCGGCGGCGGATCTCGCGGAGCTCACCGACGCGATCGAGAAGCACGGCGTGCCGGCGATTTTCGCCGAGTCGTCGCAACCCGATCGGCTGATGCAGGTGCTCAGTTCCGAAGCGGGCATCGAGGTCGACGTGATCGAGCTGTTCACAGAATCGCTCACCGCGCCGGGCGACGCCGCCGACAGCTACCTCGCCATGATGCGCGAGAACACCGACCGCATCACCACCGGCCTCACGCCGTGA
- a CDS encoding ABC transporter, protein MKIRLAAAPVAVLVLAGCAPAATSAPPSPDTSAPAPHGERAGAIEMATPQSTLLSVAADGTVGLLDLLTEETRELGAIGAPTAIDSDGRFGFVSTQQGVDVVDSGVWSWDHGDHFHHYRAEPRLTGSLPGEGPVSVTTPPLSTSGATGLFFSGSGDAVAVDMASLDGGEISEWFRLPTEANSGVVAPAGDYAVVAVDDGSDTAVVYDDEGELVDGSSAPCVDPAGAIATRAGTVIGCADGALIAMTDSGSVTFDRAPAPSDAPRATEFAGRKNRPTVAALSGDRAFWLLDVREREWERVEVSHDLVAVAAADDADGNVVAIDADGVVRVFGPDGSDRGSTDPIAHENSTLTVDTERAYVASPAEGVVYEIDYADAARIARVLTTATSPDAAVEVGR, encoded by the coding sequence ATGAAGATCCGCCTCGCCGCCGCGCCCGTCGCTGTCCTCGTGCTCGCAGGCTGTGCGCCTGCCGCCACGAGCGCCCCGCCGTCCCCGGATACGTCGGCGCCCGCCCCGCACGGGGAACGCGCCGGGGCGATCGAGATGGCTACGCCGCAGAGCACGCTGCTCTCCGTGGCGGCAGACGGAACGGTCGGCCTGCTCGACCTCCTGACGGAGGAGACCCGCGAGCTCGGTGCGATCGGCGCACCCACCGCCATCGACAGCGACGGCCGGTTCGGCTTCGTCTCGACGCAGCAGGGCGTCGACGTCGTCGACAGCGGCGTGTGGAGCTGGGACCACGGCGACCACTTCCACCATTACCGTGCCGAGCCGCGACTGACCGGCTCGCTTCCCGGGGAGGGACCCGTGTCGGTCACGACACCGCCGCTGTCAACCTCCGGTGCCACCGGGCTGTTCTTCTCCGGCTCGGGCGACGCCGTCGCCGTCGACATGGCATCGCTCGACGGCGGCGAGATCTCGGAGTGGTTCCGCCTGCCGACCGAGGCCAACAGCGGCGTCGTCGCGCCGGCGGGAGACTACGCGGTCGTGGCGGTCGACGATGGATCCGACACCGCCGTCGTATACGACGACGAAGGCGAACTCGTTGACGGCTCCTCCGCGCCGTGCGTCGATCCTGCCGGTGCGATCGCGACGCGCGCGGGCACCGTGATCGGATGCGCCGACGGTGCGCTCATCGCCATGACGGATTCCGGTTCGGTCACGTTCGACCGCGCCCCCGCCCCGTCCGACGCGCCACGCGCCACGGAATTCGCGGGGCGGAAGAACCGACCGACCGTCGCCGCGCTCTCCGGCGACCGCGCCTTCTGGCTGCTGGACGTGCGCGAGCGCGAATGGGAGCGAGTCGAGGTGTCGCACGACCTCGTTGCTGTCGCCGCCGCTGACGATGCCGACGGGAACGTCGTCGCAATCGATGCCGACGGCGTCGTGCGCGTGTTCGGCCCCGACGGATCCGACCGCGGATCCACGGATCCGATCGCGCACGAGAACTCGACGCTCACGGTCGACACGGAGCGCGCGTACGTCGCGTCCCCGGCGGAGGGCGTGGTGTACGAAATCGACTACGCCGACGCGGCGCGCATCGCTCGCGTCTTGACGACGGCGACGTCCCCCGATGCCGCGGTCGAGGTGGGACGATGA
- the aztA gene encoding zinc ABC transporter ATP-binding protein AztA: MSREILVRASGLCFAFDGPDVLHDVGIELCAGSLTAIVGANGSGKSTLIEILAGLRPPRSGSVERSESVALVVQRSRIPERLPITVRETVAIGTWGARTARRASRRAVDAALCSVGLSAFARRPIHALSGGQRQRALIAQAIVRDAGIMLLDEPTAGLDSEGRRSVRELLRRETARGRAVAWVTHDEADTAASDRIVRLAAGRRVA, encoded by the coding sequence ATGTCTCGCGAGATTCTCGTTCGGGCCTCCGGCCTCTGTTTTGCCTTCGACGGGCCGGACGTTCTCCACGACGTCGGCATCGAGTTATGTGCCGGGAGCCTGACGGCGATCGTCGGTGCGAACGGATCCGGGAAGTCGACGCTCATCGAGATCCTCGCCGGCCTGCGCCCGCCGCGCTCGGGCAGCGTCGAACGTTCGGAGTCCGTCGCCCTCGTCGTGCAGCGGAGCCGGATCCCGGAGAGGTTGCCGATCACCGTGCGCGAGACGGTCGCGATAGGGACGTGGGGTGCTCGCACCGCGCGGCGCGCATCGCGACGGGCGGTGGACGCCGCGCTCTGCAGCGTCGGGCTGTCGGCGTTCGCGCGCCGACCGATTCACGCGCTCTCGGGGGGTCAGCGCCAGCGTGCGCTCATCGCGCAGGCGATCGTTCGCGACGCCGGCATCATGCTCCTCGACGAGCCGACGGCGGGGCTCGATTCCGAGGGCCGACGGAGCGTGCGCGAGCTCCTCCGTAGGGAGACGGCGCGCGGTCGCGCGGTCGCGTGGGTCACGCACGACGAGGCCGACACCGCCGCGTCCGATCGGATCGTGCGCCTGGCGGCAGGGCGCAGGGTGGCCTGA
- a CDS encoding Ig-like domain-containing protein has protein sequence MGWANERRGALAGAAIVVAASVTLAGFAVAYDGNPSAEVELDAGSVWVTKTSSEVMGHLNASSALLDGQLRGITNDQVDVMQRGDDVVIFDHGDDKIARVNGASMVLDGHVQVPAGSTVQRGGNTVALLAGDTGALHVLPVDEIGAFDAEEAEPVVEVGTTAVVTVGTDGTVYAYAPGSGLLTTIETGSDGSASGEPDQRRLEGISESDIQISSVGSTAILLDEATGTVHSTDGLATEIGEGDSARLAADADASDAVHVATASSLVSVPLDGSEPQRTSNGGSASAPAEPIVVDGCAYAAWQGTHQVRRDCAGAADDLAQTVEGASDDGLVFRTNGSEVALNDASAGTSWLASDAMQVINNWDDLTPPEGDGQDSDEVTHTDEAEIQPPERTAENTPPVAEDDEYGARAGRSSVLPVLDNDSDEDGDVLTITIDDQPESGRVQVVQDGQALQLTMPEDSEGASASFAYTVDDGRGGTDSARVEISVRDADENAPPEQKDLRPTVAVETGGSVTYNVLPDWIDPDGDNVYLANVVPAEGDEVDFTADGRVTYRSLSPYQGPLEVDVTVSDGTASATGTLSLDVRPVGTVRPVTNADHVAFYAGEMATVEPLLNDVNAASEDLMLSQVSETAGVSPQIDAQGRTFSITGETPGTYYLDYTASAGAQSAAGLVRVDVLEREDGNAGDPVAVRDIAYLPGGGEVLIDVLQNDHDPAAGVLVVQSVEAPGGSGVSAAVLGQSTVQLTDTAMLGEQVIVNYRIHNGDRAANGEIVVVPVPATDKVRPPIAVDDTATVRAGDIVTVPVTANDSHPNGDTFSVSPEFVERPDGDAGDLFVSQDEVRFRAAPDAEGQVSAVYSIVDSKGQRDAASLTINITPWNEDNNSAPVPEAVTGRAIAGAQARIEIPLERIDPDGDSVDLVGISSAPQKGRVTETGAGHLTYEADRGASGVDAFEYRVVDTFGAESIGTVRVGIAPPPEVNQAPHAMSDEVAMRTGRTVSVPVLANDADPEGDQIGLVPDSVEVLGGDLTAVTSKDRVIVTAPNDEGSGQLQYTIEDEKGNAAQGVVQVTVADDVPLEAPIARDDRVLIDDVTSDFTADIALFENDEDPDGTVDKLELDIAGVEKLSDDGTGTVRVAIEDRRRAIPYTVTDVDGGEASAFLIVPAKDDLRPVLREGAQIVVQSDTIVEIPLADYVQVAEGREPRVVSADGVSVKHGNGDSLVMDPQTLQYRSVYRYEGTDDITFEVTDGAGPDDPTGRRSVLTIPITVTEPRNESPEFTNTSTTIGAGDGPVTLDLAQRAFDIDEDDLSFSLADPGAVPNGMTATLEGASLTVEAGPDSRGDDATIDVLVDDGEADPVVGQVHVAVAASSRPLPAANDDKLGEVHQGEPVVVPVLENDTNPFEDEGPLSIVDAEIESGEASIQVEEGSVTLTPDEDFHGYVTARYTIGDITEDPDRYVQGRITATVLGVSDQPGTPNATQIGNRTATLTWTAPSNNGSEITEYLVEDYLGSGYTKTCKATVCELGGLVNDREYQFQVTAINDVGPSPVSDRSRVVRPDVKPTAPAAPSFTLEPGDRNQRLGIAWNTPENEGSAITGYLVRVDDGTQVTLHEFDGSTATRRIFEGLTNGTRYRFQVAATNRADVRAAGEWAWSPWSAFEKPATVPDAPQPPAIERTDQPYGENEFRLTWKTGKSNGGDGISQWTIRVHQGSDVVRRVEVPNDGPKHTIVLPNSASDYRFSVAATNREGRGGFSEKSSPIRSYSPPGPVTGVAAKPLDNAIEARWKQADPNGVRQDQVRYQYRVNGGDWRGLPNGFSVGDGKAKATLPATNGEDTTVSIRAVTSVDGEGTRTGEPGTAETVRPYGQPFEPQIFRAPGTTHAKNVAVDVTTSYNGRNIRRILLEVTDANGDKVTREWKKGESGEPSPGMSERFDRLFPPGTNARVKATVWDTEGQSSSTSTEIGVPRPSFKLTHEDSDPTSDRGSTFTLAWQNLAPPSDHYGGYTFVCEQWNEEDGKWERARYRNSWFGYANPSGRGQTTVECFPNRVEPGEYRVRIDDDFPQVPKGMRASNSVTVERETTDNTN, from the coding sequence ATGGGCTGGGCGAACGAGCGCCGTGGCGCTCTCGCCGGCGCGGCCATTGTGGTCGCCGCGTCCGTCACGCTCGCGGGCTTCGCGGTCGCGTATGACGGCAACCCCTCGGCTGAGGTCGAGCTGGACGCTGGCAGCGTCTGGGTGACCAAGACGTCGAGCGAGGTCATGGGTCACCTCAACGCGTCGTCGGCCCTGCTCGACGGCCAGCTGCGTGGCATCACGAACGATCAGGTCGACGTCATGCAGCGCGGCGATGATGTCGTGATCTTCGATCACGGCGACGACAAGATCGCGCGTGTGAACGGCGCGAGCATGGTCCTCGACGGGCATGTCCAGGTGCCGGCCGGGTCCACCGTGCAACGGGGCGGTAACACCGTTGCGCTCCTCGCGGGTGACACGGGCGCGCTCCACGTGCTGCCCGTCGACGAGATCGGCGCCTTCGACGCCGAAGAGGCCGAACCCGTCGTGGAGGTCGGCACGACGGCCGTCGTGACCGTCGGAACCGACGGCACGGTGTACGCGTACGCGCCGGGCAGCGGCCTCCTCACGACGATCGAGACCGGATCCGACGGATCCGCGAGCGGCGAACCCGACCAGCGGCGGCTCGAGGGCATCTCCGAGAGCGACATCCAGATCTCGTCGGTGGGATCCACAGCGATCCTCCTCGACGAAGCCACGGGGACCGTGCACTCGACCGACGGGCTCGCGACCGAGATCGGCGAGGGCGACTCGGCTCGACTCGCGGCCGATGCCGACGCCAGCGACGCCGTTCACGTCGCGACGGCGAGCTCGCTCGTCTCGGTGCCGCTGGACGGATCCGAGCCGCAGCGCACGTCGAACGGGGGGTCGGCCAGCGCCCCGGCCGAGCCGATCGTCGTCGACGGCTGTGCGTACGCCGCGTGGCAGGGCACCCACCAGGTCCGCCGAGACTGCGCCGGAGCCGCAGACGATCTCGCCCAGACCGTGGAGGGCGCGTCGGACGACGGTCTCGTCTTCCGGACGAACGGCAGCGAGGTGGCCCTGAACGACGCGTCGGCTGGCACGTCGTGGCTCGCGTCCGACGCGATGCAGGTCATCAACAACTGGGATGACCTGACGCCGCCCGAGGGCGACGGCCAAGACTCCGACGAGGTCACCCACACCGACGAAGCCGAGATCCAGCCGCCTGAGCGCACGGCCGAGAACACACCCCCGGTCGCGGAAGACGACGAGTACGGCGCGCGCGCCGGCCGGTCCTCCGTGCTCCCCGTGCTCGACAACGACTCGGACGAGGACGGCGACGTCCTCACGATCACGATCGACGACCAGCCCGAATCCGGCCGCGTGCAGGTGGTGCAGGACGGCCAGGCGCTGCAGCTGACGATGCCGGAGGACTCCGAAGGCGCCTCGGCGTCGTTCGCGTACACGGTCGATGACGGGCGCGGCGGCACGGACAGCGCGCGCGTCGAGATCAGCGTTCGCGACGCCGACGAGAACGCGCCGCCCGAGCAGAAGGACCTGCGCCCGACGGTCGCCGTCGAAACCGGCGGTTCGGTCACCTACAACGTGCTGCCCGACTGGATCGACCCCGACGGCGACAACGTCTACCTCGCGAACGTCGTTCCGGCCGAGGGCGACGAAGTCGACTTCACGGCTGACGGTCGCGTCACCTACCGCTCGCTCTCGCCATACCAGGGGCCGCTCGAGGTCGACGTCACCGTCTCCGACGGCACGGCCTCGGCAACCGGCACGCTGAGCCTCGACGTGCGCCCCGTGGGCACGGTCCGCCCCGTGACCAACGCCGATCATGTCGCGTTCTACGCGGGCGAGATGGCGACGGTCGAGCCCCTGCTGAATGACGTCAACGCGGCGAGCGAAGACCTCATGCTCTCGCAGGTGTCGGAGACCGCCGGCGTCTCGCCGCAGATCGACGCGCAGGGGCGCACGTTCTCCATCACGGGGGAGACCCCCGGCACCTACTATCTCGACTACACCGCGTCGGCCGGCGCGCAATCGGCGGCCGGCCTCGTACGCGTCGACGTGCTCGAGCGCGAAGACGGCAACGCCGGCGATCCCGTCGCTGTGCGAGACATCGCCTACCTCCCGGGCGGCGGCGAAGTCCTCATCGACGTCCTGCAGAACGACCACGACCCGGCGGCCGGCGTGCTCGTCGTCCAGTCCGTCGAAGCGCCCGGCGGGTCCGGCGTCTCGGCTGCGGTCCTCGGGCAGTCGACGGTCCAGCTGACCGACACCGCCATGCTCGGCGAGCAGGTCATCGTGAACTACCGGATCCACAACGGCGATCGCGCCGCGAACGGCGAAATCGTCGTGGTGCCGGTTCCCGCGACGGACAAGGTGCGCCCCCCGATCGCGGTCGATGACACCGCGACGGTCCGCGCGGGGGACATCGTCACGGTCCCCGTCACCGCGAACGACTCGCACCCCAACGGCGATACGTTCTCGGTCTCGCCGGAGTTCGTCGAACGCCCGGACGGCGATGCGGGCGACCTGTTCGTGTCCCAGGACGAGGTGCGCTTTCGTGCGGCGCCCGACGCCGAGGGCCAGGTCTCCGCGGTCTACAGCATCGTCGACAGTAAGGGGCAGCGCGACGCCGCCTCATTGACGATCAACATCACGCCCTGGAACGAGGACAACAATTCCGCGCCCGTTCCCGAGGCGGTGACCGGTCGCGCGATCGCGGGTGCCCAGGCGCGCATCGAGATCCCGCTCGAACGTATCGACCCGGACGGCGACTCTGTCGATCTCGTCGGCATCTCGTCCGCGCCGCAGAAGGGCCGCGTCACCGAGACCGGGGCGGGTCATCTCACCTACGAGGCCGACCGTGGAGCGTCGGGTGTCGACGCGTTCGAGTACCGCGTCGTCGACACGTTCGGCGCCGAATCGATCGGCACCGTGCGGGTGGGAATCGCTCCGCCGCCGGAGGTCAACCAGGCGCCGCACGCGATGAGTGACGAGGTCGCGATGCGCACGGGACGGACAGTCTCGGTCCCCGTCCTCGCGAACGACGCCGACCCCGAGGGCGACCAGATCGGCCTCGTGCCCGACTCGGTCGAGGTCCTCGGCGGCGACCTGACGGCCGTGACGTCGAAGGACCGCGTGATCGTCACGGCGCCGAACGACGAGGGGTCCGGGCAGCTCCAGTACACGATCGAGGATGAGAAGGGCAACGCCGCCCAGGGCGTCGTTCAGGTCACGGTCGCAGACGACGTGCCGCTCGAGGCGCCCATAGCGCGCGACGACCGCGTCCTCATCGACGACGTGACGAGCGACTTCACGGCCGACATCGCGCTGTTCGAGAACGACGAGGATCCCGACGGAACCGTCGACAAGCTCGAATTGGACATCGCCGGCGTCGAGAAGCTCTCGGATGACGGCACCGGCACGGTCCGCGTCGCGATCGAGGACCGCCGCCGCGCGATTCCGTACACCGTCACAGACGTCGACGGCGGCGAGGCCTCGGCCTTCCTCATCGTGCCCGCGAAGGACGACCTGCGCCCCGTTCTCAGAGAGGGCGCGCAGATCGTCGTCCAGAGCGACACGATCGTCGAGATCCCGCTCGCCGACTACGTTCAGGTCGCCGAAGGCCGCGAGCCGCGCGTGGTGTCTGCCGACGGCGTCTCCGTCAAGCACGGCAACGGCGACTCGCTCGTGATGGACCCGCAGACGCTGCAGTACCGGTCGGTGTACCGCTACGAAGGCACCGACGACATCACCTTCGAAGTGACGGACGGCGCCGGCCCCGACGATCCGACCGGCCGCCGTTCCGTGCTGACGATCCCCATCACCGTCACCGAGCCGCGGAACGAGTCGCCGGAGTTCACGAACACGTCGACGACGATCGGCGCCGGCGACGGCCCCGTCACACTCGACCTCGCGCAGCGCGCGTTCGACATCGACGAGGACGACCTGTCGTTCTCGCTCGCGGACCCAGGCGCGGTGCCGAACGGCATGACGGCGACGCTCGAGGGCGCATCGCTCACGGTCGAAGCAGGCCCCGACTCGCGCGGCGATGACGCGACGATCGACGTCCTGGTCGACGACGGCGAGGCGGACCCCGTCGTCGGGCAGGTGCACGTCGCGGTGGCGGCGTCGAGCCGCCCGCTGCCCGCCGCTAACGACGACAAGCTCGGCGAAGTGCACCAGGGCGAACCGGTGGTCGTGCCCGTGCTCGAGAACGACACGAACCCGTTCGAGGACGAGGGTCCGCTGAGCATCGTCGACGCCGAGATCGAGTCGGGGGAGGCATCCATCCAGGTCGAGGAGGGCAGCGTGACGCTGACGCCCGACGAGGACTTCCACGGGTACGTGACGGCGCGCTACACGATCGGCGACATCACCGAGGATCCGGATCGATACGTGCAGGGACGCATCACCGCGACCGTTCTCGGTGTCTCCGACCAGCCCGGCACGCCGAACGCGACCCAGATCGGCAACCGCACGGCGACGCTCACCTGGACGGCTCCCTCGAACAACGGATCCGAGATCACCGAGTACCTCGTCGAGGACTACCTCGGCAGCGGCTACACGAAGACCTGTAAGGCGACGGTCTGCGAGCTCGGCGGCCTCGTGAACGACCGCGAATACCAGTTCCAGGTCACCGCCATCAACGACGTCGGCCCCTCGCCGGTGTCGGACCGCAGCCGGGTCGTGCGCCCCGACGTCAAGCCGACGGCACCGGCGGCGCCGTCCTTCACGCTCGAACCGGGTGATCGGAACCAGCGCCTCGGGATCGCGTGGAACACCCCGGAGAACGAGGGGTCCGCGATCACGGGGTACCTCGTGCGCGTCGACGACGGCACGCAGGTCACGCTGCACGAGTTCGACGGATCCACGGCGACGCGCCGCATCTTCGAGGGGCTCACGAACGGCACGCGCTACCGGTTCCAGGTCGCCGCGACGAACCGTGCGGATGTGCGCGCCGCGGGGGAGTGGGCGTGGAGTCCGTGGTCGGCGTTCGAGAAGCCGGCGACGGTGCCGGACGCGCCGCAGCCACCGGCGATCGAGCGCACCGACCAGCCCTACGGCGAGAACGAGTTCCGCCTGACGTGGAAGACGGGCAAGAGCAACGGCGGCGACGGGATCTCGCAGTGGACGATCCGCGTGCACCAGGGCAGCGACGTGGTTCGCCGCGTCGAGGTCCCGAATGACGGTCCGAAGCACACGATCGTGCTGCCGAACTCTGCCTCCGACTATCGATTCTCTGTCGCGGCGACCAACCGCGAGGGGCGCGGCGGCTTCAGCGAGAAGAGCTCGCCGATCCGCTCCTACTCGCCTCCCGGACCCGTGACCGGTGTCGCCGCGAAGCCACTCGACAATGCGATCGAGGCGCGATGGAAGCAGGCGGACCCGAACGGCGTGCGCCAGGACCAGGTGCGGTACCAGTACCGGGTCAACGGCGGCGATTGGCGAGGCCTCCCGAACGGTTTCTCGGTCGGCGATGGCAAGGCCAAGGCGACCCTCCCGGCCACGAACGGTGAGGATACGACTGTTTCGATCCGCGCCGTGACGTCGGTCGACGGCGAGGGCACGCGGACGGGCGAGCCCGGCACCGCGGAGACTGTGCGCCCGTACGGGCAGCCGTTCGAACCGCAGATCTTCCGCGCTCCAGGTACGACGCACGCGAAGAACGTCGCGGTCGACGTGACGACGTCGTACAACGGCCG